In a single window of the Rattus norvegicus strain BN/NHsdMcwi chromosome 6, GRCr8, whole genome shotgun sequence genome:
- the Klf11 gene encoding Krueppel-like factor 11, which translates to MHSPGSTGPGDARAADIMDICESILERKRHDSERSTCSILEQTDIEAVEALVCMSSWGQRSQVRPLTPVSDSGDVTTAVLMDTAAPDLPKDFHSFSTLCITPPQSPELMEPTGTPVPSQVINSQGCMATALPPSPTGGPRTLSKGEPPEPSSESSCRAVMTSVIRHTGESPAPTCFPTGPTQEQPASDSRGGQDPLLDHLEALQDTRLADGLLVTNLVSCQPCLHKSGGLFPIDKGQQTVWPTAVQTCLPKNPESDLSRKTTPFISVPVSSPPVLCQMIPVAGQNGMLSAFLRPPTQLPAGTIKPILPQAASMSQPVFMGPPVPQGTVMLVLPQSTFPQPAACPSSVMAIGNTKLLPLAPAPVFVASSQNCAPQVDFSRRRNYVCNFPGCRKTYFKSSHLKAHLRTHTGEKPFTCSWDGCDKKFARSDELSRHRRTHTGEKKFVCPVCDRRFMRSDHLTKHARRHMTTKKIPGWQAEVGKLNRITLAESPRSILEPLPASG; encoded by the exons ATGCACTCGCCAGGCTCCACCGGCCCGGGCGACGCGCGCGCG GCTGACATCATGGACATTTGTGAGTCAATCCTGGAGAGGAAGCGGCACGACAGCGAAAGGTCCACGTGCAGCATCCTGGAGCAGACAGATATCGAAGCTGTGGAAGCTCTCGTTTGCATGAGTTCTTGGGGTCAAAGGTCCCAGGTGAGACCCCTCACGCCCGTCTCTGATTCTGGTGACGTCACCACGGCGGTGCTTATGGACACAGCTGCACCTGATCTACCAAAGGACTTCCATTCTTTTTCAACTCTG tgtatAACTCCTCCTCAGAGCCCAGAGCTCATGGAGCCAACAGGGACCCCTGTTCCTTCCCAAGTAATCAATTCCCAAGGATGCATGgccactgccctccccccatcccctacTGGGGGCCCCAGAACACTGAGCAAGGGGGAACCACCGGAGCCATCCTCAGAGTCCTCCTGCAGGGCCGTGATGACGAGCGTGATCCGTCACACTGGGGAGAGCCCAGCTCCGACATGTTTTCCAACTGGTCCAACTCAAGAGCAGCCAGCGTCCGACAGCAGAGGAGGACAAGACCCGTTGCTGGACCACCTCGAAGCCTTGCAGGACACACGTTTGGCAGATGGCTTACTTGTCACTAACTTGGTTTCCTGTCAGCCTTGCTTGCACAAGTCTGGTGGCCTGTTCCCCATCGACAAAGGCCAACAGACAGTATGGCCCACTGCCGTTCAGACCTGCTTACCAAAGAATCCTGAAAGTGACTTGTCAAGGAAAACCACCCCTTTtatttctgtccctgtctctagCCCCCCTGTCCTTTGCCAGATGATCCCTGTGGCTGGACAAAATGGCATGCTCTCAGCTTTTTTGAGGCCTCCTACCCAGTTGCCTGCAGGGACTATCAAGCCCATCCTACCCCAAGCTGCTTCAATGTCTCAGCCTGTGTTCATGGGCCCGCCTGTGCCTCAGGGAACTGTGATGCTGGTCTTGCCACAGAGCACCTTCCCCCAGCCTGCTGCCTGTCCATCCAGTGTCATGGCCATTGGAAATACCAAACTCTTGCCCCTTGCCCCTGCCCCAGTGTTCGTCGCCTCCAGCCAGAACTGTGCGCCTCAGGTAGACTTTTCCAGAAGGAGGAACTATGTTTGCAATTTCCCAGGCTGCCGGAAGACCTACTTCAAAAGTTCCCACCTTAAAGCTCATCTTCGCACCCACACAG GGGAGAAGCCTTTTACCTGCAGCTGGGACGGCTGTGACAAAAAGTTTGCAAGGTCAGATGAACTGTCTCGCCACCGCagaactcacactggagagaagaagtttgtgtgtcctgtgtgtgaccGGCGCTTCATGAGGAGTGACCACCTGACCAAGCACGCTCGTCGCCACATGACAACAAAGAAGATCCCAGGCTGGCAGGCAGAGGTGGGCAAGCTGAACAGAATCACCTTAGCAGAGAGCCCCAGGAGCATCCTCGAACCTTTGCCGGCCTCTGGCTGA
- the Klf11 gene encoding Krueppel-like factor 11 isoform X1 — translation MHSPGSTGPGDARAADIMDICESILERKRHDSERSTCSILEQTDIEAVEALVCMSSWGQRSQVRPLTPVSDSGDVTTAVLMDTAAPDLPKDFHSFSTLCITPPQSPELMEPTGTPVPSQVINSQGCMATALPPSPTGGPRTLSKGEPPEPSSESSCRAVMTSVIRHTGESPAPTCFPTGPTQEQPASDSRGGQDPLLDHLEALQDTRLADGLLVTNLVSCQPCLHKSGGLFPIDKGQQTVWPTAVQTCLPKNPESDLSRKTTPFISVPVSSPPVLCQMIPVAGQNGMLSAFLRPPTQLPAGTIKPILPQAASMSQPVFMGPPVPQGTVMLVLPQSTFPQPAACPSSVMAIGNTKLLPLAPAPVFVASSQNCAPQVDFSRRRNYVCNFPGCRKTYFKSSHLKAHLRTHTGCEVWGPESNHISHLCLPWKILKCTEYEASLLDFLLIQL, via the exons ATGCACTCGCCAGGCTCCACCGGCCCGGGCGACGCGCGCGCG GCTGACATCATGGACATTTGTGAGTCAATCCTGGAGAGGAAGCGGCACGACAGCGAAAGGTCCACGTGCAGCATCCTGGAGCAGACAGATATCGAAGCTGTGGAAGCTCTCGTTTGCATGAGTTCTTGGGGTCAAAGGTCCCAGGTGAGACCCCTCACGCCCGTCTCTGATTCTGGTGACGTCACCACGGCGGTGCTTATGGACACAGCTGCACCTGATCTACCAAAGGACTTCCATTCTTTTTCAACTCTG tgtatAACTCCTCCTCAGAGCCCAGAGCTCATGGAGCCAACAGGGACCCCTGTTCCTTCCCAAGTAATCAATTCCCAAGGATGCATGgccactgccctccccccatcccctacTGGGGGCCCCAGAACACTGAGCAAGGGGGAACCACCGGAGCCATCCTCAGAGTCCTCCTGCAGGGCCGTGATGACGAGCGTGATCCGTCACACTGGGGAGAGCCCAGCTCCGACATGTTTTCCAACTGGTCCAACTCAAGAGCAGCCAGCGTCCGACAGCAGAGGAGGACAAGACCCGTTGCTGGACCACCTCGAAGCCTTGCAGGACACACGTTTGGCAGATGGCTTACTTGTCACTAACTTGGTTTCCTGTCAGCCTTGCTTGCACAAGTCTGGTGGCCTGTTCCCCATCGACAAAGGCCAACAGACAGTATGGCCCACTGCCGTTCAGACCTGCTTACCAAAGAATCCTGAAAGTGACTTGTCAAGGAAAACCACCCCTTTtatttctgtccctgtctctagCCCCCCTGTCCTTTGCCAGATGATCCCTGTGGCTGGACAAAATGGCATGCTCTCAGCTTTTTTGAGGCCTCCTACCCAGTTGCCTGCAGGGACTATCAAGCCCATCCTACCCCAAGCTGCTTCAATGTCTCAGCCTGTGTTCATGGGCCCGCCTGTGCCTCAGGGAACTGTGATGCTGGTCTTGCCACAGAGCACCTTCCCCCAGCCTGCTGCCTGTCCATCCAGTGTCATGGCCATTGGAAATACCAAACTCTTGCCCCTTGCCCCTGCCCCAGTGTTCGTCGCCTCCAGCCAGAACTGTGCGCCTCAGGTAGACTTTTCCAGAAGGAGGAACTATGTTTGCAATTTCCCAGGCTGCCGGAAGACCTACTTCAAAAGTTCCCACCTTAAAGCTCATCTTCGCACCCACACAG GGTGTGAAGTCTGGGGTCCGGAGTCAAACCACATTAGCCACCTTTGCTTGCCGTGGAAGATTCTGAAATGCACAGAATACGAAGCCTCGCTGCTGGATTTTCTGTTAATTCAACTCTGA